A window of the Zavarzinia compransoris genome harbors these coding sequences:
- a CDS encoding multidrug effflux MFS transporter — MTDATPRVPFAEFVAIIAFMMALGPLAMDSMLPAFGAMRADLGLHDPNDIQLVVIVFMGFFAVAQLAYGPLADRFGRRPVLLAGLAVFTLGSIVALLARDIETLVVARAIQGSGAAATRIIATAVTRDRFNGPDMARVMALIMMVFITVPVLAPAYGSLLLLAGGWRATFVGMLVPGLLLAAWFTLRMPETLAPARRLPLAPGRVAAAAARCFTTRQSAGATTAMGLMYACLMAYIASSEQVFATGIYPLGAGFPLAFGIIAAIMGGASFANARLVRRLGIHRLLHTGQCGFVVLSAVLFLVALAFDGRPPFLLFAALLSACLFLLSLTMPNFNALAMMPLGDIAGTASSVIGFYSMLLGAVFGGVVGALYDGTVVPLAGGFLVLGSLALGVTGWTERGRLFAGPAFGR; from the coding sequence ATGACCGATGCCACGCCCCGCGTTCCCTTCGCCGAATTCGTCGCCATCATCGCCTTCATGATGGCCCTGGGCCCGCTGGCGATGGACAGCATGCTGCCCGCCTTCGGGGCGATGCGGGCCGATCTCGGGCTGCATGATCCGAACGATATCCAACTGGTCGTCATCGTCTTCATGGGCTTTTTCGCCGTCGCCCAGCTTGCCTACGGCCCCCTGGCCGATCGCTTCGGGCGCCGCCCGGTATTGCTGGCGGGGCTTGCGGTCTTCACCCTGGGCTCGATCGTCGCCCTGCTCGCCCGGGATATCGAGACCCTGGTGGTCGCCCGCGCGATCCAAGGCAGCGGGGCGGCGGCAACCCGCATCATCGCCACCGCCGTCACCCGCGACCGTTTCAACGGGCCGGACATGGCCCGGGTCATGGCCCTGATCATGATGGTGTTCATCACCGTGCCCGTGCTGGCGCCGGCCTATGGCAGCCTGCTGCTGCTGGCGGGCGGCTGGCGGGCGACCTTCGTCGGCATGCTGGTGCCGGGGCTGCTGCTGGCGGCGTGGTTCACGCTTCGCATGCCGGAAACCCTGGCCCCCGCCCGGCGCCTGCCGCTTGCCCCCGGGCGCGTGGCCGCTGCCGCCGCGCGCTGCTTCACCACCCGGCAGAGCGCCGGGGCGACCACGGCCATGGGCCTGATGTATGCCTGCCTGATGGCCTATATCGCCTCGTCCGAACAGGTTTTCGCGACCGGGATCTACCCGCTCGGCGCCGGCTTTCCGCTCGCCTTCGGGATCATCGCGGCGATCATGGGCGGGGCCTCCTTCGCCAATGCCCGGCTGGTGCGGCGGCTCGGCATCCACCGGCTGCTGCACACCGGGCAATGCGGCTTCGTCGTCCTGTCGGCGGTTTTGTTCCTGGTGGCGCTGGCCTTCGACGGGCGGCCGCCCTTCCTGCTTTTCGCCGCGCTGCTTTCGGCCTGCCTGTTCCTGCTCAGCCTGACCATGCCCAATTTCAATGCGCTGGCCATGATGCCGCTGGGCGATATCGCGGGCACCGCGTCCTCGGTCATCGGCTTCTATTCGATGCTGCTGGGGGCGGTCTTCGGCGGCGTGGTCGGGGCGCTTTACGACGGCACGGTGGTGCCGCTGGCGGGCGGCTTCCTGGTCCTCGGCAGTCTCGCCCTCGGGGTGACCGGCTGGACCGAGCGCGGGCGCTTGTTCGCAGGGCCCGCCTTCGGGCGCTGA
- a CDS encoding non-ribosomal peptide synthetase, with the protein MSAPPFPLTEAQEGIWYAQRLAPGNPIYNTGHYVEIEGPLDVAAFARAVDRAAAEAEALALRVIETADGPLQVIDPAQAPRLRVVDLTALPDPGAEARARIAADMASPLDPTRAPMAAEVLFLLRPGLVLWYQRIHHLAVDGYGAALLAGRIAGLYGEESGQEAAGPGFAPLGPVIDEDRAYRADPRRDRDRQFWRDLFARPAPDPGPATTAAHFHRAAALVPASLARALHDLAAANDLTWPDVLTALVAAYVARHGGGGTEVVLGVPFMGRMGSVAARAPAMVMNVLPVRFAVDEEAPLADVLVAAAKALRQARRHGRYRGEQVRRDLGLVGGGRRLHGPLVNILPFERPFALPGLACRSVTLGTGAVDDLTLTFRADPAGGAITLDVDANPDLFSAAETEAHRDRLLWFLDAAATAPRLAGVPSQTPAEAGRFVEQVNATDHPVPETTLTALIEAGFALDPAASALRFDGRDMSFADLDRASRALAGRLVGQGAGPGRVVAVMLPRSFDLVIALVAILRAGAAYLPLDPDHPPARIAAVVATAAPVLAVASPALAALVPDGVPVLGPDGGAAGDLPAAGPEDPAYVIFTSGSTGAPKGVVNLHRGIVNRLLWMRDHYGIGPADRILQKTPATFDVSVWEFFLPLIAGATLVIAPPGLHRDPAGLARLIRDEAVGTLHFVPSMLAVFLDEPAVAGLAPRRVFCSGEALPAPLRDRFHHLLPGVELHNLYGPTEAAVDVTFWPAGPDDDSRPVPIGFPVWNTALYILDGRLRPLPPGVAGDLYIAGRQVAAGYLGRADLTAERFLADPFRPGGRMYRTGDVARYRADGAIVYLGRSDHQVKIRGLRIELDEIEVHLARQPGVAQAAVITAPGAGGEAQIVGYAVPATVDPGLIRRRLADVLPDYMVPAAIVPLDALPLSANGKLDRGRLPLPVVAAAAGRPPETATEQAIAALFAEVLGGADVGAEDDFFALGGHSLLAARLALRLRARFGGEIGLGLVFERPTVARLAAWIEGEGGEGGHGLGPVITFGQGPGAPLFCLHPAGGIGWCYRELAAALAPARPVHAVQARGLDPAARLPDSLSAMAADYAGEIERLWPAGPCHLLGWSVGGIVAHEVAVQLRRQGREVGLVAMLDSYPAEVWRAEPPPAPGAALRALLYIAGHDPADLGAGPLTRDGVVGFLRAQGHALAALDDRALDGVIRVVEANDRLVRGHRHGHFDGPVLHFRAAQGEDGRVIDPDGWLPHVGRLVRHDLPLPHGLLTGAAAVARIVPLLFPQTVSSTMT; encoded by the coding sequence ATGAGCGCGCCGCCGTTCCCGCTGACCGAGGCGCAGGAAGGCATCTGGTATGCCCAGCGTCTCGCCCCGGGCAATCCGATCTACAACACCGGGCATTATGTCGAGATCGAAGGCCCGCTCGATGTCGCCGCCTTCGCCCGCGCCGTCGATCGCGCCGCCGCCGAGGCGGAAGCCCTGGCCCTGCGTGTGATCGAGACGGCGGACGGCCCCCTGCAAGTGATCGATCCCGCCCAAGCCCCCCGCCTGCGGGTGGTCGATCTCACCGCCCTGCCCGATCCGGGGGCGGAGGCCCGGGCCCGCATCGCCGCCGACATGGCCAGCCCGCTGGACCCGACCCGCGCCCCCATGGCGGCGGAGGTCCTGTTCCTGCTGCGCCCGGGGCTGGTGCTCTGGTATCAGCGCATCCACCATCTTGCCGTCGACGGCTATGGCGCCGCCCTGCTGGCTGGCCGCATCGCCGGGCTTTACGGCGAAGAAAGCGGGCAGGAGGCGGCCGGGCCGGGCTTCGCCCCCCTGGGCCCGGTGATCGACGAGGACCGGGCTTACCGCGCCGATCCAAGGCGGGACCGGGACCGGCAGTTCTGGCGCGACCTGTTCGCGCGGCCGGCGCCCGATCCGGGCCCGGCCACCACCGCCGCCCATTTCCACCGCGCCGCCGCCCTGGTGCCGGCATCGCTGGCGCGGGCGCTGCACGACCTTGCCGCGGCCAACGACCTGACATGGCCGGACGTGCTGACGGCCCTGGTCGCCGCCTATGTCGCCCGCCACGGCGGCGGGGGAACGGAAGTCGTGCTCGGCGTGCCCTTCATGGGGCGGATGGGCAGTGTCGCGGCCCGGGCCCCGGCCATGGTGATGAATGTCCTGCCGGTCCGTTTCGCGGTCGACGAGGAGGCGCCGCTGGCGGATGTCCTGGTCGCGGCCGCCAAGGCCCTGCGCCAGGCCCGGCGCCACGGGCGCTATCGCGGGGAACAGGTGCGCCGCGACCTCGGCCTTGTCGGCGGCGGGCGGCGGCTGCATGGGCCGCTGGTGAATATCCTGCCTTTCGAGCGGCCCTTCGCCCTGCCGGGGCTGGCGTGCCGCAGCGTGACCCTGGGCACGGGCGCGGTCGACGACCTGACCCTGACCTTCCGGGCCGATCCGGCCGGCGGCGCGATCACCCTCGATGTCGATGCCAACCCGGACCTGTTCAGCGCGGCCGAAACCGAAGCCCATCGCGACCGCCTGCTGTGGTTCCTGGACGCCGCCGCCACGGCGCCCCGGCTGGCCGGCGTGCCCAGCCAGACCCCGGCCGAGGCCGGCCGCTTCGTCGAACAGGTGAATGCGACCGATCACCCGGTACCCGAAACCACCCTGACCGCCCTGATCGAGGCCGGGTTCGCCCTGGACCCGGCGGCATCGGCGCTGCGTTTCGACGGGCGGGACATGTCTTTCGCCGACCTCGATCGCGCCAGCCGGGCCCTGGCCGGCCGGCTGGTGGGGCAGGGGGCCGGGCCGGGGCGGGTGGTCGCGGTCATGCTGCCCCGTTCCTTCGACCTCGTGATCGCCCTGGTCGCGATCCTGCGCGCAGGCGCCGCCTATCTGCCCCTGGACCCGGATCATCCGCCGGCCCGGATCGCCGCCGTGGTCGCCACCGCCGCCCCGGTGCTGGCGGTGGCGTCGCCCGCCCTGGCAGCCCTGGTGCCGGACGGCGTGCCGGTGCTCGGCCCCGATGGCGGGGCGGCGGGCGACCTGCCGGCGGCGGGGCCGGAGGATCCGGCCTATGTCATCTTCACCTCGGGGTCGACCGGCGCGCCCAAAGGCGTGGTCAACCTGCACCGGGGGATCGTCAACCGGCTGCTGTGGATGCGGGATCATTACGGCATCGGGCCGGCGGACCGCATCCTCCAGAAGACGCCGGCGACCTTCGATGTCTCGGTCTGGGAATTCTTCCTGCCCCTGATCGCCGGGGCGACCCTGGTGATCGCGCCGCCCGGCCTGCACCGCGATCCCGCCGGCCTTGCCCGCCTGATCCGGGACGAAGCGGTCGGCACCCTGCATTTCGTGCCCTCGATGCTGGCCGTATTCCTGGACGAGCCGGCGGTGGCGGGCCTTGCCCCCCGCCGGGTCTTCTGCAGCGGGGAAGCCTTGCCCGCGCCCTTGCGCGACCGTTTCCACCACCTGCTGCCCGGGGTGGAGCTGCACAATCTCTATGGCCCGACCGAGGCGGCGGTGGATGTCACCTTCTGGCCCGCCGGCCCGGACGACGACAGCCGGCCGGTGCCGATCGGCTTTCCGGTCTGGAACACCGCGCTTTACATTCTCGACGGGCGTCTGCGCCCGCTGCCGCCCGGGGTGGCGGGCGATCTTTACATCGCCGGGCGCCAGGTCGCGGCCGGTTACCTCGGCCGGGCGGACCTGACGGCGGAACGCTTCCTGGCCGATCCCTTCCGCCCCGGCGGGCGCATGTACCGGACCGGCGATGTCGCCCGCTACCGGGCCGATGGCGCCATCGTCTATCTCGGCCGGTCGGACCATCAGGTGAAGATCCGCGGCCTGCGCATCGAACTCGACGAGATCGAGGTGCACCTGGCCCGCCAGCCCGGCGTGGCCCAGGCGGCGGTGATCACCGCGCCCGGGGCCGGCGGGGAGGCGCAGATCGTCGGCTATGCCGTGCCCGCGACGGTGGACCCCGGCCTGATCCGCCGCCGCCTTGCCGACGTCCTGCCCGATTACATGGTGCCTGCGGCCATCGTGCCCCTGGATGCCCTGCCGCTGTCCGCCAACGGCAAGCTGGACCGGGGCCGCCTGCCGCTGCCCGTGGTGGCGGCCGCGGCCGGGCGCCCGCCGGAGACGGCGACGGAACAGGCGATCGCCGCCCTTTTCGCCGAGGTTCTCGGCGGGGCGGACGTCGGGGCGGAGGATGATTTCTTCGCCCTTGGCGGCCATTCCCTGCTGGCGGCGCGGCTGGCGCTGCGCCTGCGTGCGCGGTTCGGGGGCGAGATCGGCCTCGGCCTCGTCTTCGAGCGGCCGACCGTGGCCCGCCTTGCCGCCTGGATCGAGGGCGAGGGGGGCGAGGGTGGCCACGGCCTCGGCCCGGTCATCACCTTCGGCCAGGGGCCGGGGGCGCCGCTGTTCTGCCTGCACCCGGCGGGCGGGATCGGCTGGTGCTATCGCGAACTGGCGGCGGCGCTGGCGCCGGCGCGGCCGGTCCATGCCGTGCAGGCCCGGGGCCTCGATCCCGCGGCCCGCCTGCCGGACAGCCTGTCGGCCATGGCCGCCGATTATGCCGGCGAGATCGAACGCCTGTGGCCCGCCGGCCCGTGCCACCTGCTCGGCTGGTCGGTGGGTGGCATCGTCGCGCATGAGGTGGCAGTGCAATTGCGGCGGCAAGGGCGCGAGGTCGGCCTCGTCGCCATGCTCGATTCCTATCCGGCCGAGGTCTGGCGGGCGGAACCGCCGCCGGCGCCGGGCGCCGCCCTGCGCGCCCTGCTCTATATCGCCGGCCATGATCCCGCCGATCTCGGCGCCGGGCCGCTGACCCGGGATGGCGTGGTCGGCTTCCTGCGCGCCCAAGGCCATGCCCTGGCCGCGCTGGACGACCGGGCGCTGGATGGCGTGATCCGGGTGGTCGAGGCGAACGACCGGCTGGTGCGCGGTCACCGCCACGGCCATTTCGACGGGCCGGTGCTCCATTTCCGCGCGGCCCAGGGCGAGGACGGCCGGGTGATCGATCCCGATGGCTGGCTGCCCCATGTCGGCCGGCTGGTCCGCCACGACCTGCCGCTGCCCCACGGTCTCTTGACCGGGGCGGCGGCGGTGGCGCGGATCGTGCCTTTGCTCTTCCCTCAGACCGTATCGTCGACCATGACCTGA
- a CDS encoding YncE family protein, translated as MTVTVRSTSARPLSRALILGLLLAPLPAFADGAFEAPIPFAGTLRVSGEQAGGPIVAGNTVTVQGQGLVAGQKLVLQRGATVLNPGAPLVVGVDGKVSGDFKLPADAAIGIHPIVVIAEQPSAASILDLKVSPLVPVSGADRFEISANRMVRGLYQVAYGENSKALFVTAAVGRPPVRDSALLKVDPTTLEIIARATPAAAPERPRPDPAARPAFLGGAPAAPAAPGPGPGGEGQQPQGPAVYAVYGVGVDDANGTVWVTNTRQNTVAVYKQSDLSLVKQFEPEAVNHSRDVVVDDKRGRAYVSAAMTSQIVVFDTKTLEKTATIDIPSTKRGDEFQVMSLDLDAAGGQLFTVSQTTPEIAVIDVAAGRVTKVITYEGAKGATGVAYDPVTKRIFVSSFSNDNLIIVDSESGKTLQVVPVGAGALNVEFEPVKRLAYVSNRGSGTLTVVDPDGKIVANLDNGAMPNFAAADGKGTVYAVNKGRGEDESADRLTRIRLVK; from the coding sequence ATGACGGTGACTGTCCGGTCGACATCGGCGCGCCCCCTTTCGCGCGCCCTCATCCTCGGTTTGCTGCTGGCGCCACTGCCGGCGTTTGCAGACGGCGCCTTCGAGGCCCCGATTCCCTTCGCCGGCACGCTGCGCGTCTCGGGCGAGCAGGCGGGCGGCCCGATCGTCGCCGGCAATACGGTGACGGTGCAGGGCCAGGGGCTGGTCGCGGGCCAGAAGCTGGTCCTGCAGCGCGGCGCCACCGTGCTCAACCCGGGGGCACCGCTCGTCGTCGGCGTGGACGGCAAGGTCAGCGGCGATTTCAAGCTGCCGGCGGACGCCGCCATCGGCATCCATCCGATCGTCGTGATCGCGGAACAGCCCTCGGCCGCCAGCATCCTCGACCTCAAGGTCTCGCCGCTGGTGCCGGTCTCGGGCGCCGACCGTTTCGAGATTTCGGCCAACCGCATGGTCCGCGGCCTCTATCAGGTCGCCTATGGCGAGAACAGCAAGGCGCTGTTCGTCACCGCCGCCGTCGGCCGCCCGCCGGTGCGGGATTCGGCGCTGCTGAAGGTCGATCCGACCACCCTTGAAATCATCGCCCGGGCAACCCCGGCGGCGGCCCCCGAGCGGCCCCGTCCCGATCCCGCGGCGCGCCCCGCCTTCCTGGGCGGCGCGCCGGCAGCACCGGCGGCACCGGGCCCCGGTCCCGGCGGCGAAGGCCAGCAGCCCCAGGGGCCGGCGGTCTATGCCGTCTACGGCGTCGGCGTCGACGATGCCAACGGCACGGTCTGGGTTACCAACACGCGGCAGAACACGGTCGCCGTCTACAAGCAGTCCGACCTCTCCCTGGTCAAGCAGTTCGAGCCCGAGGCGGTGAACCATTCCCGCGACGTCGTGGTCGACGACAAACGCGGCCGCGCCTATGTCTCGGCGGCGATGACCAGCCAGATCGTCGTCTTCGACACCAAGACCCTGGAAAAGACCGCGACCATCGACATCCCCTCGACCAAGCGCGGCGACGAATTCCAGGTCATGAGCCTCGACCTCGACGCGGCGGGCGGCCAGCTCTTCACCGTCAGCCAGACCACGCCCGAAATCGCGGTGATCGACGTCGCCGCCGGCCGCGTGACCAAGGTCATCACCTACGAGGGCGCGAAGGGGGCCACCGGCGTCGCCTATGACCCGGTGACCAAGCGGATCTTCGTCTCCTCCTTCTCGAACGACAATCTCATCATCGTCGACAGCGAGAGCGGCAAGACCCTGCAGGTCGTGCCGGTCGGCGCCGGGGCGCTGAACGTCGAGTTCGAGCCGGTGAAGCGCCTCGCCTATGTCTCGAACCGGGGTTCGGGCACGCTGACCGTGGTCGATCCGGACGGCAAGATCGTCGCCAACCTGGACAATGGCGCGATGCCGAACTTCGCCGCCGCCGACGGCAAGGGCACCGTCTATGCCGTCAACAAGGGCCGGGGCGAGGATGAATCCGCCGATCGCCTGACCCGCATCCGGCTGGTGAAGTAA
- a CDS encoding ABC transporter ATP-binding protein, with the protein MALAFEVRGLSVGYRRRPVIRELSLSPLAGGQVVALLGPNAAGKTTLMRGLAGLLPARGSIRLDGRELIGLAPAAHARHVGYMPQTLPQGVSLSLFESVLGALRANGLPGGSARTAREQALATIELVGLGALALRPLAEMSGGQRQLASLAQAIVRAPEVLLLDEPTSALDPRHQFEVMRLIRSQARAHGLLAIVVCHDIALACRWADRVVVLDPRGLAAEGPAAEVITPEVLARVYGIVARVERCARGYLQVMVDDTV; encoded by the coding sequence ATGGCACTGGCCTTCGAGGTGCGGGGGCTTTCCGTCGGCTATCGCCGGCGCCCGGTGATCCGCGAGCTCAGCCTGTCCCCCCTCGCGGGCGGGCAGGTGGTCGCCCTGCTGGGCCCCAATGCGGCGGGCAAGACCACGTTGATGCGCGGCCTTGCCGGCCTGCTGCCGGCCCGGGGCTCGATCCGGCTGGACGGGCGGGAATTGATCGGCCTTGCGCCCGCCGCCCATGCCCGCCATGTCGGCTATATGCCGCAGACCCTGCCGCAGGGGGTGAGCCTGTCCCTGTTCGAGAGCGTGCTGGGCGCGCTCCGGGCCAACGGCCTGCCGGGGGGATCCGCCCGCACGGCGCGGGAACAGGCGCTGGCGACCATCGAACTGGTCGGCCTCGGCGCGCTGGCCCTGCGGCCGCTGGCGGAAATGTCGGGCGGGCAGCGGCAATTGGCCAGCCTCGCCCAGGCGATCGTCCGCGCGCCCGAAGTGCTGCTGCTGGACGAGCCGACCTCCGCCCTCGACCCCCGCCACCAGTTCGAGGTCATGCGCCTGATCCGGAGCCAGGCGCGGGCGCACGGGCTGCTCGCCATCGTCGTCTGCCACGACATCGCCCTCGCCTGCCGCTGGGCCGACCGGGTGGTGGTGCTCGACCCCCGGGGCCTTGCCGCCGAAGGCCCGGCGGCCGAGGTGATCACGCCGGAGGTCCTCGCCCGGGTCTATGGCATCGTCGCCCGGGTGGAGCGCTGCGCCCGCGGCTATCTTCAGGTCATGGTCGACGATACGGTCTGA
- a CDS encoding class I SAM-dependent methyltransferase: MAGYIDDLDYPHFFHREMTPVWIAALLAGRGWPAPDIRKPYRWCDLGCGTGFGTALTAAVNPLGQFTGIDFNARHIAHAVDFAGRAGIGNARFQAADFAAAAADGDGFDFIVCHGVWSWLAPEKREAVLDFIDRRLRPGGVVYLHYMCHPGLSAFAGARQFLRLHAGAGSDRGARLTAGLRLLADLGRAGAGYFAVHPLVLSQGVERALADDPRFLAHELLNEHWQPQHVGDVIRALSGIGCAYAGSANPFDNIDAVCLPGQTAAALAGVADAAMAETIRDLARNQGRRQDLYVRGVQPLAGQARIEALCGFAYAGSDRAPRGGDISFATPIGPVTGAGALFTPLFEALAAGPRNFADLARLPVFRGNAGAAWQALAMALFAGFAHPVLPAGRGDERRVNDLIEGEGQAYGWRAVAALGSALPRA, encoded by the coding sequence ATGGCCGGCTATATCGACGATCTCGACTATCCGCATTTCTTCCACCGGGAAATGACGCCGGTGTGGATCGCCGCCCTGCTGGCCGGGCGCGGCTGGCCGGCGCCCGACATCCGCAAGCCTTATCGCTGGTGCGACCTCGGCTGCGGCACCGGCTTCGGCACGGCGCTGACGGCGGCGGTGAACCCCCTCGGGCAGTTCACCGGGATCGATTTCAATGCCCGGCACATCGCCCATGCCGTTGATTTCGCCGGCAGGGCCGGGATCGGCAACGCCCGTTTCCAGGCGGCGGATTTCGCCGCTGCCGCGGCGGATGGGGACGGCTTCGATTTCATCGTCTGCCACGGCGTCTGGTCCTGGCTGGCGCCGGAAAAGCGCGAGGCCGTGCTCGACTTCATCGACCGCCGCCTGCGCCCGGGCGGGGTCGTCTATCTTCACTACATGTGCCACCCCGGCCTGTCGGCCTTTGCCGGTGCGCGGCAGTTCCTGCGTCTCCATGCCGGCGCGGGGTCGGACCGGGGAGCACGGTTGACCGCGGGCCTGCGCCTGCTGGCCGATCTCGGCCGGGCCGGGGCCGGTTACTTCGCCGTCCATCCTTTGGTGCTGTCGCAAGGGGTGGAGCGGGCCCTGGCGGACGATCCCCGCTTTCTCGCCCATGAATTGCTGAACGAGCATTGGCAGCCGCAGCATGTGGGCGACGTCATCCGTGCTTTGTCGGGGATCGGCTGCGCCTATGCCGGCAGCGCCAATCCCTTCGACAATATCGATGCCGTGTGCCTGCCGGGGCAGACCGCCGCCGCCCTGGCCGGGGTGGCGGATGCCGCCATGGCCGAGACCATCCGCGACCTCGCCCGGAACCAGGGGCGGCGCCAGGATCTCTATGTCCGGGGCGTGCAACCCCTGGCGGGCCAGGCGCGGATCGAGGCGCTGTGCGGCTTTGCCTATGCCGGATCGGACCGGGCGCCCCGGGGCGGCGACATCAGCTTCGCCACGCCGATCGGCCCGGTCACCGGGGCCGGCGCCCTGTTCACGCCGCTGTTCGAGGCCCTGGCGGCCGGGCCCCGGAATTTCGCCGATCTCGCCCGCCTGCCGGTCTTTCGCGGCAATGCCGGGGCGGCGTGGCAGGCGCTGGCCATGGCCCTGTTCGCCGGCTTCGCCCATCCCGTGCTGCCGGCCGGGCGGGGCGACGAACGCCGGGTGAACGATCTGATCGAGGGGGAAGGCCAAGCCTATGGCTGGCGGGCCGTCGCGGCCCTCGGCAGCGCACTGCCGAGGGCCTGA
- a CDS encoding FecCD family ABC transporter permease codes for MPHPTDGALAAYDRLVARRLALLAALAAGVLVAVALDMATGASALSLDDLLAGIAAPDSLSPRARVILFELRLPLALMAAVVGAALSLAGAEMQTILNNPLASPFTLGVSSAASLGAALALVLGISLPGIPADWIISANAFLFAFGSVLLLQGLTRIRGAGVETLVLLGIAMVFTFNALVALLQYVASQEALQQLVFWSMGSLGRADWNKLAVLSLVVAVVLPFSLRAASAMTALRLGEDRARSFGIDIGRLRFASMLRVSLLAATSVAFVGTIGFIGLVGPHVARLLIGEDHRFYLPASALAGALIMSLASVVAKILVPGTVMPVGIITSLVGLPVFLALILAGRGR; via the coding sequence TTGCCGCATCCGACCGATGGCGCGCTCGCCGCCTATGACAGGCTGGTGGCCCGCCGCCTCGCCCTGCTCGCCGCGCTTGCCGCCGGCGTTCTTGTTGCCGTCGCGCTCGACATGGCGACGGGCGCCTCCGCCCTCAGCCTGGACGATCTTCTGGCCGGGATCGCCGCGCCGGACAGCCTGTCGCCGCGGGCGCGGGTGATCCTGTTCGAGCTCCGCCTGCCGCTGGCCCTGATGGCGGCGGTGGTCGGCGCCGCCCTGTCGCTGGCCGGGGCCGAGATGCAGACGATCCTGAACAATCCCCTGGCCAGCCCCTTCACCCTCGGCGTCTCTTCCGCCGCTTCGCTGGGCGCGGCGCTGGCCCTGGTGCTGGGCATCAGCCTGCCGGGCATTCCGGCGGACTGGATCATTTCGGCCAATGCCTTTCTCTTCGCCTTCGGCTCGGTCCTGCTGTTGCAGGGCCTGACCAGGATCCGGGGCGCGGGGGTCGAGACCCTGGTGCTGCTCGGCATCGCCATGGTCTTCACCTTCAATGCATTGGTCGCCCTGCTCCAATATGTCGCCAGCCAGGAAGCCCTGCAGCAATTGGTGTTCTGGAGCATGGGCAGCCTCGGCCGGGCCGACTGGAACAAGCTCGCCGTGCTGTCCCTGGTGGTCGCCGTCGTCCTGCCCTTCTCGCTGCGGGCGGCGTCGGCGATGACGGCGCTGCGCCTGGGCGAGGACCGGGCGCGCAGCTTCGGCATCGACATCGGGCGGCTGCGCTTCGCCTCCATGCTGCGGGTCAGCCTGCTGGCCGCGACCTCGGTCGCCTTCGTCGGCACCATCGGCTTCATCGGGCTGGTCGGCCCCCATGTCGCCCGCCTGCTGATCGGCGAGGACCACCGCTTCTACCTGCCGGCCAGCGCGCTGGCGGGCGCGCTGATCATGTCGCTGGCCTCGGTGGTGGCGAAGATCCTGGTGCCGGGCACGGTGATGCCGGTCGGCATCATCACCTCCCTGGTCGGGCTGCCGGTGTTCCTGGCCCTGATCCTGGCCGGGCGTGGGCGCTGA